The sequence GCCCGCACCTCGTCCATACGCACGGCGCCAAGGCCGGGCTCGCGGCCCGTCTGGCCGTCCGGGGCCGGATCCCGACGGTCCATCAGCCGTACACCTGGTCCTTCGAGTCGGCCGACGGGACGGCGTCGCGGCCGGCGCTCGGCTGTGAGCGGTACGCCGCGCGCTGGGCGGACCGGGTGCTGTGCGTGAGCGAGGCGGAGCGGCTGCGGGGCGCCGAAGCGGGGGTGCCGGCCCGGTGGGCGGTGATCCGCAACGGGGTGGACCTGGACCGTTGCGCGCCCGCCTACCGTGAGGACGCGGTGCGGCGTGCGCTGCGCCGGGACCTGCCCGCACTCGGCGATCTGCCGCCGGACGCGCCCCTGGTGGTGTGCGTGGGGCGGCTGTGTCCGCGAAAGGGCCAGCTGTCGCTGTTGCGGGCCTGGCCCGCGGTCCGCGCGGTCGTCCCGGACGCCCGGCTGGTGCTGGTCGGCGACGGCCCGGACCGGGAGCTGCTGCATGCCGCCGCACCACCCGGTGTGCGGTTCGCGGGCGCGGCGCGGGACGCCGTCCCCTGGTACCGGGCGGCGGATCTGGTCGTCCTCCCGTCCCACCGGGAAAGCATGGCGCTGGCCCCTCTGGAGGCGATGGCCTGCGGCCGCCCCGTGGTGGTCACCGATGTCGGCGGGGCCCGGGAGAGCCTGCCGCCCGGGGCCGCACCGCACTGCCTGGTGCCGCCCGCGGACCCGGCCGCCCTGGCACAGGCCGTATGCGGCCTGCTGACCCGCCCTCAGCTGCGCGGCGCGCTGGGTCAGCGGGCCCTGGAGCACATGCGGGCGGCGTACGACGTGCGGCACACCGCGGCGGCCGTCCTCGGGCTGTACCGCGAACTGCTCGGTGCGGCGTGCCCGGAGAGCAGGGAGCGGATCAGCCGATGACGACGAATCGCGCGGACGCCCCCCGTTCCGCCGGGGTCCTGCCCCCGTCGGCAGTACCCCGGCCGGCGGCCGCCGCGGGCCGTCCGCCCCGCGGGCCGGTCCCCAGGACCCTGCCCCCGCCCCGGCCCGGCCGCTGCCTGCGGCGGCGGACCGCCGCCTTGCTGCCGGCCGCCGACTGCCTGGCCACCGCGGGCGCCGCGCTGCTCGCCCTGGGCACCGCTGCGGCGCCGGCGGCGCTCGCCGCGCTGGTGCCGGCCGTGCTGCTGCTCCACCACCGGGCCGGTCTCTACCGTCCCGGCCCCGCCCCGAACGCGCTGAACGACCTGCCGAACCTGCTGGGCCGGGCCGCCGTTCTGTGGTGCGCGGCGGCCGCGGTGCTCGCCGCCGTAGACCCCGGGCGGGCGCTGCCACCGGTCGTGCTGTCGGGCGCGGTGGCGGCACACACCCTGCTTCTGTGCGGTGGCCGGGCCACGGTCTACCGGGCGCGCCGCAACGCCGCCCGCCGCCGGCCGCGCGCCGCGCTGATCGTGGGCGCCGACCCGGCCGCCCGGCAGCTCGCCGCCGTGCTGCACGCCCGCCCCGAGTACGGCCTGTGCCCGGTGGGACTGGTCCCCCCGGCGCCGCTGCCGCCAGGCGGGCCCGCCGCTGCCCGGGCCCGCGGGGGCCTGCCGCTGCCGTGGCTCACCTCCGCGCCGGACCTCAACCGGGCCGTCATCCGGCACACCGTGCGGGACGTGGTGTTCACGCTGCCGCCGTACGGCGATCCGCACACCGCCGCGCTGCTGCGCCGCTTCGTCGACCAGGGCTCGGCGATCTGGCTGGCCGGCCCGGCGGCCGCCCGCGAGGGCCACCCGCCGCATGCGGGCACCGACCAGCTGTGGGGCTTCGCCTGCCGCCGGCTGGACACCGCCCCGCCGCGGCACGGCGGCCGGCGCAAGCGGGCCCTGGACCTCGCGCTGGCCGGTCCGGCGCTGCTGGTCGCGGCCCCGGTGCTGCTGGGCTGTGCCCTCGCGCTACGGCTCGCCGACGGACCCGGCGTGCTCCGCCGGCAGCAACGGACCGGCCGGGACGGGCGCGGCTTCACCCTGCTGACGTTCCGCACCCTGCGCGGGCCCGCGGCGCACGGGGAGGCGAGCCGACGGAGCGGGCCCGCGGCGCACGAGGAGACGAACCAGCCGGGCGGGGCCGACGACGGCGGGATGAGCCGGGTCGGCCGGCTGCTGCGGCGGACCGCGCTGGAGGGGCTGCCGCAGCTGTGGAACGTGCTGCGCGGCGATATGAGCCTGGTGGGTCCCCGCGCGGAGCACCCCCGCGTCGTCCGGCAGTGCACCCAGGCCTGCCCGGAGTACGACGCCCGGCACCGGATGCGTCCTGGCCTGACGGGACTTGCGCAGGTGCACGGGCTGCGCGGCGGCGCCTCCCCGGAGGACCGGGCCCGCTTCGACAACCTCTACATCGACAGCTGGTCGCCGTGGCAGGACCTCCGGATCCTGCTGCGCACCGTGGCCCCGCCGGTGCGGCGGGAGCGCGGATGAGCGCGGGCGCGCCGGCCGGCGCCGCACCGCACACACCCGCCGCGCCGAAAGCACCTTCCCCACCCGCCGCGCCCCCGTGCGCCGCCCCCTACGAGACCACCACCCCGGCCGCTACCCCAGGAGGCATCCGGTGAAGGTTCTGCACGTCATTACGGGCCTCGACGTGGGCGGCGCCGAGCAGCAGCTGCGGTTGCTGCTGCGCCGGCTGCCCGCGCACTGCGAGGTCGTCACCCTGACCCGTCCGGGCCCGGTCGCCGAGGGCATCGAGGCCGACGGCACGCCCGTCACCCACCTCGGAATGACGGGCAACCGGGACCTGACCGCGCTCCCCCGCCTCACCGGACTGATCCGCGAGGGCGGCTACGACCTGGTGCACACCCACCTCTACCGGGCCTGCGTCTACGGCCGGATCGCCGCCCGGATGGCCGGCGTACGAGCCGTGGTGGCCACCGAGCACTCGCTGGGCGACGCGGTCATCGAGGGCCGCCGGCTGACCCGGGGCGTCCGTACGCTCTACCGGGCCACCGAACGGCTGGGGACGGCGACGGTCGCCGTCTCGGACACCGTCGCCGCCCGGCTGCGCCGCTGGGGCGTACCGGAGCAGCGGATCCATGTGGTGCCGGGCGGCATCGAGGCGCACCGTTTTGCGTTCGATCCGGCTGCCCGGGCCCTGGTCCGCACCCGGCTGGGGCTGCCGCTGGACGCGTTCGTGGTCGGCGGGGCCGGCCGGCTGGTGCCCGGCAAGCGGTTCGACGTGCTGGTCCGGGCGGTGACCCAACTACCGGGCGTCCACCTGCTGTTGGCCGGCGCGGGGCCGGAGCGGGAGATGCTGCGCAAGATGGCGGAGCAGTTCGGCTCGGGCGACCGGATCCATCTGCTGGGCGAGCGCGACGGAGCGGTCGACGCCGCGTTCAGCGGGCGGGAAACCGCCGTCTGGGGAGCCGGCCCGCGGGGAGCCCTCGGACAAGGAACCCACGGACAGGGAACCTGCAGACAGGCACCCCACCCCCAGGGAGCCGACGGCCCCGACATCCCCGGCCTGCTCTCGGCCATCGACGTCTTCGTCTCCCCCTCCCCGGACGAGGCGTTCGGCCTGGCCGTCCTGGAAGCGCTCGGCTCCGGGCTGCATGTGCTCTACGGCAGCTGCCCGGCCGTCGACGAACTGCCCGCCGACCAGGCCCCCGGCGCCCGCCACTTCAGCCTCGGGGTCCATGAACTGGCCACCGCACTGCGCGAGCTGCGACGCCACGGACCGGGCCGGCTGCCCGTCCCGCCGGTGGTGCGGCGCTATGACATCGGCCGCAGCGCCGAGGCCCTGATGTCCGTCTACGAGGAGGCGCTGGCCGCCGCCCCGGCCCGCCGCCGGAGCCCCGCGGCGGTGCCTCCGCCGCAGGGCCGCTCGGCGGCGCGGTCCGCGGCGGCCGTCTCGCTGCCGGATCCTTCCCGGTCACCCGCCCCGACCCCGCTCTCGAACAGGTAGGCAGTCCGGGGCGGGCACCCCCCTCCGCCCGGCGGTGCGCCCGCCCCGCCCCCGCGGTCGCTTCCGTCCGTACCGCACGAAGAGAAAGAGCAGGCAGCTTCCATGTACGACCTCGTGGTGGTGGGCGCCGGCCCCTACGGACTCTCGATCGCCGCGCATGCGGCGGCGGCCGGGCTGCGGCTGCGGGTCCTGGGCCGGCCGATGGCCACTTGGCGCGACCACATGCCCGACGGCATGTTCCTCACCTCCGAGCCCTGGGCCTCCCCGCTCTCCGACCCGGACGGCCGCCACACCCTGGCGGCCTACGGCGCCGCCCACGACCTGACCACCGAGCACGGCGTCCCGCTGCCGCTCGGCACCTTCACCGCGTACGGCAGATGGTTCGGCGAACAGGCGGTACCGCAGACCGAGGAGGTCACCGTCACCTCCGTACGACCGGACGGCGACGGCTTCCACGTCGACACGGACACTGGCGAGCGGATCGCGGCCCGGACCGTTGCGCTCGCCGTCGGTGTGATGCCCTTCGTCAACCGCCCCTGGCCGCTGCTCGAACTCCCCCCGCACCTCGCCTCGCACAGCAGCGACCACGGCGACCTGCGCCGCTTCTCCGGTCAGGACGTCACCGTGATCGGCGCCGGCCAGTCCGCGCTGGAGACCGCGGCCCTGCTCGCCGAACAGGGCGCCCGGCCCCGCCTCGTGGCCCGCGCCGACCGGCTGCGCTGGAGCTCCCCGCCGCAGCCGCTGGAGCGCGGCCGGCTGCGCGCGCTGCGCGACCCGCACTCCGCGCTGGGCACCGGCTGGCCGAACCGGCTGTGGTCACAGGCCCCCTGGGCGGTGCGCCGGCTGCCCGCCGCGACCCGGGTACGGATCGCCGAGACCGCGCCGGGCCCGGCCGGCGCCTGGTGGCTGCGGGAGCGCTTCGAGCAGGCGGTACCCACC is a genomic window of Streptomyces sp. Edi2 containing:
- a CDS encoding glycosyltransferase family 4 protein, which produces MLPQDLQCPERPTVLHVSRPVDGGVARVVTDLVRSQVAAGLRAVVAAPPGGVLHRDAAAAGAEVVPWPARRAPGPALAGERGRLARLIRRLGPHLVHTHGAKAGLAARLAVRGRIPTVHQPYTWSFESADGTASRPALGCERYAARWADRVLCVSEAERLRGAEAGVPARWAVIRNGVDLDRCAPAYREDAVRRALRRDLPALGDLPPDAPLVVCVGRLCPRKGQLSLLRAWPAVRAVVPDARLVLVGDGPDRELLHAAAPPGVRFAGAARDAVPWYRAADLVVLPSHRESMALAPLEAMACGRPVVVTDVGGARESLPPGAAPHCLVPPADPAALAQAVCGLLTRPQLRGALGQRALEHMRAAYDVRHTAAAVLGLYRELLGAACPESRERISR
- a CDS encoding sugar transferase codes for the protein MTTNRADAPRSAGVLPPSAVPRPAAAAGRPPRGPVPRTLPPPRPGRCLRRRTAALLPAADCLATAGAALLALGTAAAPAALAALVPAVLLLHHRAGLYRPGPAPNALNDLPNLLGRAAVLWCAAAAVLAAVDPGRALPPVVLSGAVAAHTLLLCGGRATVYRARRNAARRRPRAALIVGADPAARQLAAVLHARPEYGLCPVGLVPPAPLPPGGPAAARARGGLPLPWLTSAPDLNRAVIRHTVRDVVFTLPPYGDPHTAALLRRFVDQGSAIWLAGPAAAREGHPPHAGTDQLWGFACRRLDTAPPRHGGRRKRALDLALAGPALLVAAPVLLGCALALRLADGPGVLRRQQRTGRDGRGFTLLTFRTLRGPAAHGEASRRSGPAAHEETNQPGGADDGGMSRVGRLLRRTALEGLPQLWNVLRGDMSLVGPRAEHPRVVRQCTQACPEYDARHRMRPGLTGLAQVHGLRGGASPEDRARFDNLYIDSWSPWQDLRILLRTVAPPVRRERG
- a CDS encoding glycosyltransferase; its protein translation is MKVLHVITGLDVGGAEQQLRLLLRRLPAHCEVVTLTRPGPVAEGIEADGTPVTHLGMTGNRDLTALPRLTGLIREGGYDLVHTHLYRACVYGRIAARMAGVRAVVATEHSLGDAVIEGRRLTRGVRTLYRATERLGTATVAVSDTVAARLRRWGVPEQRIHVVPGGIEAHRFAFDPAARALVRTRLGLPLDAFVVGGAGRLVPGKRFDVLVRAVTQLPGVHLLLAGAGPEREMLRKMAEQFGSGDRIHLLGERDGAVDAAFSGRETAVWGAGPRGALGQGTHGQGTCRQAPHPQGADGPDIPGLLSAIDVFVSPSPDEAFGLAVLEALGSGLHVLYGSCPAVDELPADQAPGARHFSLGVHELATALRELRRHGPGRLPVPPVVRRYDIGRSAEALMSVYEEALAAAPARRRSPAAVPPPQGRSAARSAAAVSLPDPSRSPAPTPLSNR
- a CDS encoding NAD(P)-binding domain-containing protein, with amino-acid sequence MYDLVVVGAGPYGLSIAAHAAAAGLRLRVLGRPMATWRDHMPDGMFLTSEPWASPLSDPDGRHTLAAYGAAHDLTTEHGVPLPLGTFTAYGRWFGEQAVPQTEEVTVTSVRPDGDGFHVDTDTGERIAARTVALAVGVMPFVNRPWPLLELPPHLASHSSDHGDLRRFSGQDVTVIGAGQSALETAALLAEQGARPRLVARADRLRWSSPPQPLERGRLRALRDPHSALGTGWPNRLWSQAPWAVRRLPAATRVRIAETAPGPAGAWWLRERFEQAVPTLLGHRIRAAAPLDDGVRLHLTHTEGGTETLDTQHVVAATGFHPDLGRLRLLVPPVRITLRTVGGSRAPELSSCFESSWPGLFFAGLLTAPSFGPSMRFVHGAGFTATRLLRGVQRRLGDRRGATTIPRPARDSAPAAQGT